From one Humulus lupulus chromosome 8, drHumLupu1.1, whole genome shotgun sequence genomic stretch:
- the LOC133796935 gene encoding beta-glucosidase 18-like, which produces MKFKIRARELLFFSFLLLLLAVSPPTVQCSSEEEEEIQRSQFPDAFFFGTSTSAYQVEGAYLEDGKSLANWDAFTHIPGNIINNDNGDVVDDHYHRYMEDIELLHSLGVNAYRFSISWARILPRGKSGDVNPEGIRFYNKIIDSLLLRGIEPFVTICHFDLPQSLEDKYGGWLNPLIREDFVYFAAICFKEFGDRVKYWVTINEPNHWVDFSYIRGMYPPGHCSLPFGNCSVGNSDAEPLVAMHNMLISHAMAADFYRKHFQAKQNGFVGMVVSSFMYEPLRDKEEDRQAVSRALAFTIAWALDPVVHGDYPEEMRECIGLKLPKFSAQEREILRRGSIDFIGINHYSTLYIKDCINSTCSPKSYHPIQGFVETTGLRDGLPIGQPTGKAVFFVVPRGMEEIIEYIKHRYNNILMFVTENGYASPLQENEQELLQDLNRIKFHKDYLIALARAVRKGANVRGYFIWSLMDNFEWADGYGTRFGLYYVDRTTLRRFPKLSAKWFTSFLTDTNASGHSHHEGVFLESI; this is translated from the exons ATGAAATTCAAAATTAGAGCACGTGAACTTTTattcttctcctttcttcttcttctacttgcAGTTTCTCCTCCTACAGTCCAATGTTctagtgaagaagaagaagaaatccaaAGATCTCAATTCCCAGATGCCTTCTTCTTTGGAACAAGCACTTCAGCATATCAg GTTGAAGGAGCATATCTTGAAGATGGAAAGAGTCTCGCCAACTGGGATGCCTTCACTCATATTCCAG GAAACATTATTAATAACGACAATGGTGACGTTGTAGATGACCATTACCACCGGTATATG GAAGATATTGAATTATTGCATTCTCTTGGGGTAAATGCATATCGATTCTCAATTTCGTGGGCAAGAATTCTGCCTA GAGGAAAATCTGGCGATGTTAACCCAGAAGGGATTAggttttataataaaataatcgACAGCCTGTTACTCAGAG GAATTGAACCATTTGTGACCATTTGCCATTTTGACCTTCCACAATCTCTAGAGGACAAATACGGGGGATGGCTAAATCCTTTAATAAG GGAAGATTTTGTATACTTTGCCGCAATATGTTTCAAGGAATTTGGAGACAGAGTCAAATACTGGGTGACCATAAATGAGCCAAACCATTGGGTGGATTTTTCCTATATAAGGGGAATGTACCCACCGGGCCACTGTTCATTGCCATTTGGGAATTGCTCGGTCGGCAATTCTGATGCAGAGCCTCTGGTTGCCATGCACAACATGTTAATTTCACATGCCATGGCTGCTGATTTTTACCGCAAACACTTTCAG GCCAAACAAAATGGGTTTGTTGGAATGGTTGTGTCTTCATTTATGTATGAACCACTAAGAGACAAAGAGGAGGACCGACAAGCTGTGAGTAGAGCCTTGGCTTTCACTATTGCTTG GGCGTTAGATCCTGTAGTACATGGAGATTACCCTGAAGAAATGCGAGAGTGCATTGGGTTGAAATTGCCAAAGTTTTCAGCCCAAGAGAGAGAGATTCTTAGAAGAGGCAGTATAGACTTCATTGGTATAAACCACTATTCAACTTTGTACATCAAAGACTGCATCAACTCCACTTGCTCCCCCAAGTCTTATCACCCTATTCAAGGCTTCGTCGAAACCACTGGACTGCGAGATGGTCTCCCCATTGGTCAACCG ACAGGAAAggcagtcttctttgttgttccAAGAGGCATGGAGGAGATTATTGAATACATTAAGCACAGATATAATAACATACTGATGTTCGTTACTGAGAATG GATATGCTTCGCCACTACAGGAGAATGAACAAGAACTGCTTCAAGATCTCAATCGCATCAAATTTCATAAAGACTACCTTATTGCTTTAGCCCGTGCAGTAAG AAAGGGTGCTAATGTGAGGGGATATTTCATTTGGTCGTTGATGGATAACTTTGAGTGGGCTGATGGCTACGGAACCAGATTCGGGCTATATTATGTGGATCGCACCACACTCAGACGTTTCCCCAAACTTTCTGCCAAATGGTTTACCAGCTTTCTTACTGACACCAATGCAAGTGGGCATAGCCACCACGAGGGAGTGTTTTTGGAAAGCATTTGA